In Haladaptatus sp. QDMS2, a single window of DNA contains:
- a CDS encoding carbohydrate ABC transporter permease yields the protein MSTDVSPGGIDTSANGFVGKLSKWANDHVVLVMLGPPLAIITAIFLYPVLWMFYQSLFFTAPGLPEPIFKPLYNYTRLFSAPEFWLYLKQTLIYSFGSLILSFTAGLGVALAANQVVSKRLRSTYSTIILFSWALPLAVVALTWKWIFVSQPYGLLNMLLMDFGLTDGPISLLANKELALPLVTFVDAWLRMPFAMVVFLAGLQSIPQHMYDAAKVDGATTLQRFWNITVPYLRPYMAIVGLISWMFAFRAFAIIYPMTQGGPGVRTTTLAVYIYREGMIKLDFGYGSAIAVFLVAITVLLAIFYVTVVLERIEE from the coding sequence ATGTCAACTGATGTCTCCCCGGGAGGGATCGATACGTCCGCGAACGGGTTCGTCGGGAAGTTGAGCAAGTGGGCGAACGACCACGTCGTCCTCGTGATGCTCGGGCCGCCGCTGGCCATCATCACGGCCATCTTCCTGTACCCCGTCTTGTGGATGTTCTACCAGTCGCTGTTCTTCACCGCGCCTGGGCTCCCGGAGCCGATTTTCAAGCCGCTGTATAACTACACCCGGCTGTTCTCGGCCCCCGAGTTCTGGCTGTACCTGAAGCAGACGTTGATTTACTCCTTCGGGTCGCTGATTCTCTCGTTCACCGCGGGACTCGGCGTTGCGCTCGCCGCGAACCAGGTCGTGAGCAAGCGCCTTCGCTCGACGTACTCGACCATCATCCTCTTCTCGTGGGCGCTCCCACTCGCCGTGGTCGCGCTCACCTGGAAGTGGATTTTCGTGAGCCAGCCCTACGGGCTGTTGAACATGCTCCTGATGGACTTCGGTCTCACCGACGGTCCCATCAGCCTGCTCGCGAACAAGGAACTCGCGCTCCCGCTCGTGACGTTCGTCGACGCGTGGCTGCGCATGCCGTTTGCGATGGTCGTGTTCCTCGCTGGGTTGCAGTCGATTCCCCAGCACATGTACGACGCGGCCAAGGTGGACGGCGCGACGACGCTCCAGCGGTTCTGGAACATCACGGTCCCGTACCTGCGCCCGTACATGGCCATCGTCGGCCTCATCTCGTGGATGTTCGCGTTCCGGGCGTTCGCCATCATCTATCCGATGACGCAGGGTGGCCCCGGCGTCAGAACGACCACGCTCGCGGTGTACATCTACCGCGAGGGGATGATCAAACTGGACTTCGGGTACGGTTCTGCAATCGCGGTGTTCCTCGTCGCGATTACGGTACTGCTCGCCATCTTCTACGTGACGGTGGTGCTCGAACGAATCGAGGAATGA
- a CDS encoding ABC transporter substrate-binding protein, translated as MGGNSGDGANQNPGGGGGGGSSDSEFQKAIGKIDFSSNWKQRRTTSLDEWPMEKRSQIPTGDALYTSDGWLQSESVKSSTWEPPKGWEETVASEVDTLKVLNYGDMQFDPATAAVDAMFEEKTGISVERIQIVVDQAIPKMAATLSSKQGDPHLLQATTDTSMTTYAQNGWLEPADFLLPEEEMYEPYLPLMKQTFTWDGTNWGAPANVEGNPVHVRVDMLEEQGIDSSVIDGIKNGNWSWDDLETVMQAFEGTGIHAWGFRGSSLTYTERDFRIHWYQTGGQYIQDDESIKVNGPGALAALEKLIEWLDNGWLPDASTTWTQGDLADGFLSGNLAMVPVATDLFADAGEKYELDSQYVLAPPPKANVGPSPTQATWAGGPVLATNAFAPTPEKVAGALLQDARFSHENGWWEYVVESNLSWPKKPYDEAAEVDAVPFSRVRGKTMEVAKNETFPQQRAVMQKVSEELGLAYSGEKSAQEALDAAQTFIDTVLGQ; from the coding sequence ATGGGTGGTAATAGCGGCGATGGCGCGAACCAGAACCCTGGCGGCGGCGGTGGTGGCGGCAGTAGTGATTCGGAATTCCAGAAGGCAATCGGAAAAATTGACTTTTCGTCAAACTGGAAACAGCGCCGAACGACGTCGCTCGACGAGTGGCCGATGGAGAAACGGTCGCAGATTCCCACTGGAGACGCCCTCTATACGTCCGACGGGTGGCTCCAGTCTGAATCGGTAAAGAGTTCGACGTGGGAACCCCCGAAAGGCTGGGAGGAGACCGTGGCGAGCGAGGTCGACACGCTCAAAGTTCTGAACTACGGTGACATGCAGTTCGACCCGGCCACGGCCGCGGTCGACGCCATGTTCGAGGAGAAGACGGGCATCTCCGTAGAGCGCATCCAGATCGTCGTCGACCAGGCGATTCCGAAGATGGCTGCGACGCTGTCCTCGAAACAGGGCGACCCGCATCTGCTGCAAGCAACGACCGACACGTCGATGACGACGTACGCACAGAACGGGTGGCTCGAACCGGCAGACTTCCTCCTCCCGGAAGAGGAGATGTACGAACCGTACCTGCCACTGATGAAACAGACGTTCACGTGGGACGGCACGAACTGGGGCGCGCCCGCGAACGTCGAGGGCAACCCAGTCCACGTCCGGGTCGACATGCTCGAAGAACAGGGCATCGACTCGAGCGTCATCGACGGCATCAAGAACGGCAACTGGTCGTGGGACGACTTAGAAACCGTGATGCAAGCGTTCGAGGGCACCGGCATTCACGCGTGGGGCTTCCGCGGGTCCTCGCTCACATACACCGAGCGTGACTTCCGCATCCACTGGTACCAGACCGGCGGCCAGTACATCCAGGACGACGAGAGTATCAAGGTCAACGGGCCGGGTGCGCTCGCCGCCCTCGAGAAACTCATCGAGTGGCTCGACAACGGCTGGCTCCCCGACGCCTCGACCACCTGGACGCAGGGCGACCTCGCAGACGGGTTCCTCTCTGGCAACCTCGCAATGGTTCCCGTGGCGACGGACCTGTTCGCGGACGCCGGCGAGAAGTACGAACTGGACTCCCAGTACGTGCTCGCGCCGCCGCCGAAGGCAAACGTCGGCCCCAGTCCGACGCAGGCGACCTGGGCAGGCGGTCCCGTCCTCGCGACCAACGCCTTCGCGCCGACGCCGGAGAAGGTCGCGGGCGCACTGCTGCAAGACGCCCGCTTCTCCCACGAGAACGGCTGGTGGGAGTACGTCGTCGAGAGCAACCTGAGCTGGCCGAAGAAACCGTACGACGAGGCCGCAGAGGTCGACGCCGTCCCGTTCTCGAGAGTTCGCGGGAAGACGATGGAAGTCGCGAAAAACGAGACCTTCCCACAGCAGCGGGCGGTCATGCAGAAGGTCAGCGAGGAACTCGGCCTCGCCTACTCCGGCGAGAAATCCGCACAGGAAGCACTCGATGCGGCCCAGACCTTCATCGACACGGTCCTCGGGCAGTAA
- a CDS encoding nitrate/nitrite transporter produces MTSNRAWRPWAVLACCFTMAAGFNAYLIAPASIIPLLTAEFGIDKPAAGLAISVFFLSWGVFGIPGGLLTDRYDNRRLVFGGVCVFVLAAWAGAVVSSYDLFLVTRFVAGATGAFLWTANTNIVNRVFGEHRRALGTSLFVASGPAGQAIAQFGSPLIAGAAGWQTVFFVYPFIVIAGLLGLFVVRRTPVRSDSRISLGEFSTALRNPAVLSVSMAAACAYALFVFFSSWMPTYATEVLSINLAAAGAATALVPFTGILSRPGGGWLSDRFGGRRGPVVIASFVLSLPVIAAISLVATPVGFAALLAAAGLSSQLGIGVVFVLVSELADEGAAGTSLAVLTTISTFGSLSAPVVAGWLIETFSWTAGYGFATVVAIAGIAFVLRAPEPA; encoded by the coding sequence GTGACTTCCAATCGAGCGTGGCGACCCTGGGCCGTCCTCGCGTGCTGTTTCACGATGGCCGCGGGGTTCAACGCCTACCTCATCGCCCCGGCGAGCATCATTCCGCTGCTCACCGCCGAGTTCGGCATCGACAAACCAGCGGCGGGGCTCGCCATCAGCGTCTTCTTCCTCAGCTGGGGTGTCTTCGGTATCCCCGGCGGGTTGCTCACGGACCGCTACGACAACCGTCGACTCGTGTTCGGCGGCGTTTGCGTGTTCGTCCTCGCCGCGTGGGCTGGGGCCGTCGTTTCGAGCTACGACCTGTTTCTGGTGACGCGCTTCGTCGCGGGGGCAACCGGCGCGTTCCTCTGGACGGCCAACACGAACATCGTCAATCGGGTGTTCGGCGAGCATCGCCGCGCCCTCGGCACGAGTCTGTTCGTGGCGAGCGGCCCGGCCGGACAGGCAATCGCGCAGTTCGGCAGTCCGCTCATCGCGGGTGCGGCGGGCTGGCAGACCGTGTTCTTCGTCTACCCGTTCATCGTCATCGCTGGCCTCCTCGGGCTGTTCGTCGTCCGTCGGACGCCGGTTCGAAGCGACTCGCGCATCTCACTCGGCGAGTTCTCCACTGCGCTCCGCAACCCGGCGGTGCTGTCGGTCTCGATGGCCGCCGCCTGCGCGTACGCCCTGTTCGTCTTTTTCAGTTCGTGGATGCCCACTTACGCCACCGAGGTGCTCTCCATCAACCTCGCCGCGGCGGGGGCCGCGACGGCGCTCGTCCCCTTCACCGGCATCCTCTCTCGGCCGGGCGGCGGGTGGCTCTCTGACCGGTTTGGGGGTCGGCGTGGCCCCGTCGTCATCGCCTCGTTCGTCCTCTCGTTGCCGGTTATCGCCGCCATCTCGCTGGTCGCCACGCCGGTCGGCTTCGCCGCGCTCCTCGCTGCGGCGGGGCTGAGTTCACAACTGGGCATCGGCGTCGTGTTCGTTCTCGTGAGTGAGCTCGCCGACGAGGGCGCAGCGGGTACGAGCCTCGCGGTCCTTACGACCATCTCAACGTTCGGGTCGCTCTCCGCGCCCGTCGTAGCCGGGTGGCTCATCGAGACGTTCTCGTGGACCGCTGGCTACGGCTTCGCCACAGTCGTCGCGATAGCTGGTATCGCCTTCGTCCTCCGTGCGCCCGAACCGGCCTGA
- a CDS encoding DUF362 domain-containing protein: protein MSDSAEPVVGPIPEETILTACGEQDFPKMGVIEQLWDTDPIPRDEIESQAAAAVSDLALDRIPEGGEVAVGVGSRGIANLPIIVRGVVSGLSDHGFQPFVFPAMGSHGGATAEGQRGKLDALGVNEDTVGCEIRATMEVTEVGKTPERGVSVVADANAAAADAIIPINRVKPHTDFSGKVESGLSKMLVIGMGKQRGAKFAHEGAVNWSFREMIPQIASLHLENLPVVGGVALVEDQHDDTAVLEGVPPSGFLKREAELLELAYDIMPTLPFEELDVLVVDQMGKDISGSGMDTNVIGRRGFGFEPEPESPDVKRIFVRSLTAPSHGNATALGMADFVHQDLIADTELYKAVINTITASAPHGARVPPIMETDRAGLVACVSTVGILAPDEIRVARVTDTMRLQRLYVSEALVEEARDREDLRVVEEPKPIEFDDEGQFTAPTPGMH, encoded by the coding sequence ATGTCAGATTCTGCCGAACCAGTGGTCGGCCCGATACCGGAGGAGACGATTCTCACGGCCTGTGGCGAACAGGATTTCCCGAAGATGGGAGTCATCGAGCAACTGTGGGACACAGACCCGATTCCGCGAGACGAAATCGAATCGCAGGCCGCCGCCGCCGTCTCGGACCTCGCACTCGACCGGATACCCGAGGGCGGCGAGGTGGCGGTCGGCGTCGGGAGTCGGGGTATCGCCAACCTGCCCATCATCGTCCGCGGCGTCGTGAGCGGCCTCTCAGACCACGGGTTCCAGCCGTTCGTGTTCCCGGCGATGGGGAGCCACGGCGGCGCGACCGCCGAGGGCCAGCGCGGAAAACTCGACGCGCTCGGCGTGAACGAGGACACCGTCGGGTGTGAAATTCGAGCGACGATGGAGGTCACAGAAGTTGGCAAGACGCCCGAACGTGGCGTTTCGGTGGTAGCCGACGCGAACGCCGCCGCCGCGGACGCCATCATTCCCATCAATCGCGTGAAACCACACACCGATTTCAGCGGGAAAGTCGAGAGCGGGCTCTCGAAGATGCTCGTCATCGGCATGGGCAAACAGCGCGGCGCGAAGTTCGCCCATGAGGGGGCGGTCAACTGGAGTTTCCGCGAGATGATTCCGCAAATCGCCTCGCTGCACCTGGAGAACCTGCCGGTCGTCGGCGGGGTCGCCCTCGTCGAAGACCAGCACGACGACACCGCCGTCCTCGAGGGCGTCCCCCCCTCTGGCTTCCTGAAGCGCGAAGCCGAGTTGCTCGAACTGGCCTACGACATCATGCCGACGCTGCCGTTCGAGGAACTGGACGTGCTCGTCGTCGACCAGATGGGCAAGGACATCAGCGGCTCCGGGATGGACACCAACGTCATCGGGCGTCGTGGCTTTGGCTTCGAACCCGAACCAGAATCACCGGACGTAAAGCGCATCTTCGTCCGTTCGCTCACCGCCCCCTCGCACGGAAACGCCACCGCGCTCGGCATGGCCGACTTCGTCCACCAGGACCTCATCGCGGACACCGAACTGTACAAGGCGGTCATCAACACCATCACGGCGAGTGCTCCCCACGGGGCGCGTGTGCCGCCAATCATGGAGACTGACCGGGCGGGACTGGTCGCCTGCGTCTCGACCGTCGGCATCCTCGCGCCCGACGAAATCCGCGTCGCGCGTGTGACCGACACGATGCGCCTCCAGCGACTCTACGTTTCCGAGGCGCTCGTCGAGGAGGCCAGAGACCGCGAGGACCTCCGGGTGGTCGAGGAGCCAAAACCCATCGAATTCGACGACGAGGGCCAGTTCACCGCGCCGACGCCGGGGATGCACTGA
- a CDS encoding fumarylacetoacetate hydrolase family protein, whose protein sequence is MRYYLLPTASGERLIAETPDGAYDLTAAKRTLTSFSQLAESADLAETSVDAIASGLIDSAPEVSKDRLDDEATLPLRPDEVWAAGVTYQISEQARENESGMPEMYLDVYQNERPEIFFKATPNRTVGPGEAIGIRADSDWDVPEPELGIVLYDGEIVGYTIGNDVSSRSIEGSNPLYLPQAKVYDRCCAVGPCVATADSIGDPHELEMSMSITRDSETVFDGTTSTSEMVRDCEELVSYYRRHNHVPKLAVLLTGTSLVPDDDFTLAEGDVVRISIENVGSIENTVITV, encoded by the coding sequence ATGCGGTACTACCTGCTCCCGACAGCTTCGGGAGAGAGACTGATAGCTGAGACGCCGGACGGCGCATACGACCTGACGGCCGCGAAGCGGACACTCACATCGTTCTCGCAGTTGGCGGAGAGCGCCGACCTCGCCGAGACATCGGTCGATGCTATCGCGTCGGGACTCATCGATTCTGCACCCGAGGTGTCGAAAGACCGCCTCGACGATGAGGCAACGCTCCCGCTTCGCCCCGACGAGGTGTGGGCCGCGGGCGTCACCTACCAGATAAGCGAGCAAGCCCGCGAGAACGAAAGCGGGATGCCGGAGATGTACCTCGACGTGTACCAAAACGAGCGTCCGGAAATCTTCTTCAAGGCGACGCCGAACCGAACCGTCGGTCCCGGCGAGGCCATCGGCATCCGCGCCGATTCCGACTGGGACGTCCCTGAGCCGGAACTCGGCATCGTCCTCTACGACGGTGAAATCGTCGGCTACACCATCGGCAACGACGTGAGCAGTCGTTCTATCGAGGGAAGCAATCCGCTCTATCTACCCCAGGCGAAAGTGTACGACCGTTGCTGTGCGGTCGGCCCGTGCGTCGCGACGGCCGATTCGATTGGCGACCCACACGAACTCGAAATGTCGATGTCCATCACGCGCGATAGCGAAACCGTCTTCGACGGAACCACCTCGACGAGCGAGATGGTGCGCGACTGTGAGGAACTCGTCTCCTACTATCGCCGGCACAACCACGTCCCGAAGCTCGCGGTGCTCCTGACCGGGACGAGTCTGGTGCCGGACGACGACTTCACGCTCGCAGAGGGCGACGTGGTTCGCATCTCCATCGAGAACGTCGGCTCGATAGAGAACACGGTAATTACCGTCTGA
- a CDS encoding fumarylacetoacetate hydrolase family protein, translated as MRHARFRDSAGTVRNGAWTDDGIEFAGELYDPEAVDLLPPTEPSKIVCVGLNYADHAEETDSDIPERPLLFLKPPNTLAGHGDTISLPEGKERVDWEAEFGVVIGEQCRNVSEEDAMDVVAGYTCLNDISNRDDQRVEQNWVRGKAFDNAAPMGPVVADPEHVPEDASVSLRVNGETKQESSISQLIFSVPELIAEVTTYMTLERGDVISTGTPAGVGPLSPGDTVEVEIEGIGTLEHYVAE; from the coding sequence ATGCGTCACGCACGATTCCGCGATTCAGCGGGCACTGTACGCAACGGAGCATGGACCGACGACGGTATCGAATTCGCCGGCGAGCTGTACGACCCCGAGGCGGTGGACCTGTTACCACCGACCGAGCCGTCGAAAATCGTCTGTGTCGGCCTCAACTACGCAGACCACGCAGAGGAGACGGACAGCGACATCCCAGAGCGCCCGCTGTTGTTCCTCAAACCGCCGAACACGCTCGCAGGCCACGGCGACACGATTTCGCTCCCCGAAGGCAAAGAGCGAGTCGACTGGGAGGCGGAGTTCGGCGTCGTCATCGGCGAGCAGTGTCGAAACGTGTCTGAAGAAGATGCGATGGACGTGGTGGCGGGGTACACCTGTCTGAACGACATCTCCAATCGCGACGACCAGCGCGTCGAGCAAAACTGGGTGCGTGGCAAGGCGTTCGACAACGCCGCGCCAATGGGTCCTGTCGTCGCGGACCCGGAACACGTCCCGGAGGACGCGAGCGTCTCGCTGCGCGTCAACGGTGAGACGAAACAGGAGTCGTCGATTTCACAGCTCATCTTCTCCGTGCCCGAACTCATCGCCGAGGTGACGACCTACATGACGCTCGAACGCGGCGACGTCATCTCTACGGGGACGCCAGCAGGGGTCGGTCCGCTCTCACCAGGTGACACGGTCGAGGTAGAAATCGAGGGCATCGGCACGCTCGAACACTACGTCGCGGAGTAA
- a CDS encoding Gfo/Idh/MocA family protein, translating to MSYRAGIIGTGGIAGMGVLGLHDEEDIGQKKFVESHAGGYHAVDEIDLVAVADVDAEKIDRFGDAWDIPEEGRYVGHEAMLAKEDLDVVSVCTPTFLHHDHVVDAAYSDANPDVIWCEKPIASSVSDAEAMISACDETDTELVINHSFRFTDKLQHVQGLIQDGLLGDVKSVTAQFRRELLRNSTHLIDTLVFLLDARPERVSGYLNGENDAVTALEGDREVDDSGGGGFVVMDDGTFVTIDCTVARDISSMTFQFIGTEGKLYMNNDDGEWRYWSLEDGTHVERPIPGIDTAWEWDEDYRGSFANATNHIVGLLEGTASNHSTGREATRSLEVIVGFYLADSTGGQVTVPFSRPLRDVTVTSW from the coding sequence ATGAGTTATAGAGCGGGCATCATCGGCACGGGAGGCATCGCTGGGATGGGCGTCCTCGGACTGCACGACGAGGAGGATATCGGCCAGAAAAAGTTCGTGGAGAGTCACGCGGGCGGCTACCACGCCGTAGACGAGATCGACCTCGTCGCGGTGGCGGACGTGGACGCCGAGAAAATCGACCGGTTCGGCGACGCGTGGGACATTCCCGAGGAGGGACGGTACGTCGGCCACGAGGCCATGCTCGCCAAGGAGGACCTCGACGTGGTCTCCGTCTGTACGCCCACGTTCCTCCATCACGACCACGTCGTGGACGCCGCCTACTCGGACGCGAATCCGGACGTCATCTGGTGTGAGAAACCCATCGCGTCGAGCGTATCCGACGCGGAGGCGATGATTTCTGCCTGCGACGAGACGGACACAGAACTCGTCATCAACCACTCGTTTCGCTTTACGGACAAACTCCAGCACGTACAGGGCCTCATTCAAGATGGCCTGCTCGGTGACGTGAAATCGGTGACCGCCCAGTTCAGACGCGAACTCCTGCGCAACTCGACACATCTCATCGACACGCTCGTGTTCCTGCTCGATGCACGCCCCGAGCGCGTGAGCGGCTACCTCAACGGCGAAAACGACGCCGTGACTGCGCTGGAAGGTGACCGCGAGGTGGACGACTCCGGGGGCGGTGGGTTCGTCGTCATGGACGACGGCACGTTCGTCACCATCGACTGTACCGTCGCACGCGACATCTCCTCGATGACGTTCCAGTTCATCGGCACGGAGGGCAAACTCTACATGAACAACGACGACGGCGAGTGGCGCTACTGGAGTCTGGAAGATGGCACCCACGTAGAACGTCCGATTCCCGGCATCGACACCGCCTGGGAGTGGGACGAAGACTACCGCGGGTCGTTCGCGAACGCAACGAACCACATCGTTGGCCTCCTCGAAGGGACGGCGTCGAATCACTCGACAGGGCGGGAGGCGACCCGGTCGCTCGAAGTCATCGTCGGCTTCTACCTCGCCGACTCGACCGGCGGGCAGGTCACGGTCCCGTTCTCACGCCCGCTCCGAGACGTGACCGTCACCTCGTGGTAG
- a CDS encoding zinc-binding dehydrogenase translates to MRAIIQTERERGGIEFGEHERSDPAPDEALVKVHTAGLCGSDAHAYKYTAGFEWIPVPRVMGHEYSGEVVEVGENVVDLQPGDKVVESPIHDCGHCFQCKNDQSNVCANFKVTGMHNDGCYTEYTTVGERHLHKVPEAVPLDEAAITEPTSIAARAVLERGTIQPGQNVLVEGPGPIGILTGAIADARGANVVVSGLGADTKYRLPLAQELGLETVDIENEDLDAFTENYTDGIGFDAIFDTTGHPSGVENAAEQIRRGGEIIVIGLPTGESEVFFTPLVRGEVDVNTSYGSTWRNFEQALRLIENGDIDAKTIMDTSYSVEEPVEAFEDFLAGETCKPVFRFWD, encoded by the coding sequence ATGAGAGCGATTATTCAGACGGAGCGAGAGCGAGGCGGAATCGAATTCGGGGAACACGAGCGGTCGGACCCGGCACCGGACGAAGCGCTGGTGAAGGTCCACACCGCGGGCCTCTGTGGCAGCGACGCCCACGCCTATAAATACACGGCCGGATTCGAGTGGATTCCCGTCCCGCGGGTGATGGGTCACGAGTACTCGGGCGAAGTCGTCGAAGTCGGCGAGAACGTCGTCGACCTGCAACCCGGCGACAAGGTCGTAGAGAGTCCCATCCACGACTGTGGACACTGCTTCCAGTGCAAAAACGACCAGTCGAACGTATGTGCGAATTTCAAGGTAACCGGGATGCACAACGACGGCTGTTACACCGAGTACACCACCGTCGGTGAGCGCCACCTGCACAAGGTTCCCGAAGCCGTCCCGCTCGACGAGGCAGCCATCACGGAACCGACGAGCATCGCGGCCCGGGCGGTCCTCGAACGAGGGACCATCCAGCCGGGACAGAACGTCCTCGTCGAAGGGCCAGGGCCGATTGGCATCCTGACGGGGGCCATCGCGGACGCCCGCGGCGCGAACGTCGTCGTCTCCGGCCTCGGTGCCGACACGAAGTATCGGCTGCCACTGGCTCAGGAACTCGGCCTCGAAACCGTCGATATCGAGAACGAGGACCTCGACGCCTTCACCGAGAACTACACCGACGGTATCGGGTTCGATGCCATCTTCGACACGACGGGCCATCCCTCGGGCGTGGAGAACGCCGCGGAACAGATTCGTCGCGGTGGTGAAATCATCGTCATCGGCCTCCCGACGGGCGAGAGCGAGGTGTTCTTCACCCCGCTCGTCCGCGGTGAAGTGGACGTGAACACCTCCTACGGTTCGACGTGGCGCAACTTCGAGCAGGCGCTTCGCCTCATCGAAAACGGCGACATCGACGCGAAGACAATCATGGACACCTCCTACAGCGTCGAAGAACCGGTCGAGGCGTTCGAGGACTTCCTCGCCGGAGAGACGTGCAAGCCGGTGTTCCGCTTCTGGGACTGA
- a CDS encoding four-carbon acid sugar kinase family protein, which produces MEYAFLVVADDLTGAMDTGNEFARRGYATTVALGARLDDDAASVAVVNTESRYSSPVAAAEAIERAVRETPAGVVYKKVDSTLRGNLVAEIDAALKATGADLAVVAPAFPANGRTTENGIHRVNGTPVTETAAGNDPDKPVETAHLPTLLSASDHLVSHLPAATAEAGPEAVATSLAEIADSEGPAVVSCDARSAAHLAAIAEGSADSGLDIVYVGSAGLAEHVGVPTEPTEGEHADGPPRIEDREARVLGIAGSTSPVTVEQVAAVPEALRVQLDLRETVVNPETATADAATRTRTCLRKQNIALLETVGEDADEALRVGRERDIPEREIRSRISETLGAVTARLVTEETVTGLFLTGGAVAADVLGALGTEGIRLQGVAVESGVPIGRLVGGEAAGLPVVTKAGAFGETGTIHNCLATLGGVDE; this is translated from the coding sequence ATGGAGTACGCTTTCCTCGTCGTCGCAGACGACCTGACGGGGGCGATGGACACGGGCAACGAGTTTGCGAGGCGTGGCTACGCGACGACGGTCGCACTCGGCGCGAGGCTCGACGACGACGCCGCGTCGGTCGCCGTCGTCAACACCGAATCGCGCTATAGTTCGCCAGTCGCCGCCGCGGAAGCCATCGAACGTGCCGTGCGTGAGACGCCCGCTGGTGTCGTCTACAAGAAGGTGGATTCGACGTTGCGCGGGAACCTCGTGGCTGAAATCGACGCCGCACTGAAAGCGACCGGCGCGGACCTCGCCGTCGTAGCCCCGGCCTTCCCGGCGAACGGCCGGACGACCGAAAACGGCATCCACCGCGTGAACGGCACGCCAGTCACCGAAACAGCGGCCGGGAACGACCCGGACAAACCCGTCGAAACGGCCCACCTGCCGACGTTGCTCTCGGCCAGCGACCACCTCGTTTCGCACCTTCCAGCGGCAACGGCAGAAGCAGGACCCGAAGCGGTCGCGACGAGTCTCGCGGAGATTGCCGACAGTGAGGGACCTGCTGTCGTGTCCTGTGACGCAAGGAGCGCGGCCCATCTCGCTGCGATTGCAGAAGGTAGCGCAGACTCGGGTCTCGACATCGTCTACGTCGGGAGTGCGGGCCTTGCAGAGCACGTTGGCGTCCCCACAGAACCGACGGAGGGTGAACACGCCGACGGCCCACCCCGCATCGAAGACCGGGAGGCTCGGGTTCTCGGCATCGCGGGCAGCACGAGCCCGGTAACGGTCGAACAGGTAGCGGCGGTTCCAGAAGCTCTGCGAGTGCAACTCGACCTGCGCGAGACAGTCGTAAACCCGGAGACAGCCACAGCAGATGCGGCGACTCGGACCCGCACCTGCCTTCGGAAGCAGAATATTGCACTGCTCGAAACAGTCGGCGAGGACGCGGACGAAGCCCTCCGCGTTGGGCGGGAACGGGATATTCCCGAACGTGAGATTCGGTCGCGTATCTCTGAAACGCTCGGTGCGGTGACCGCACGTCTCGTCACTGAGGAAACGGTGACTGGGCTGTTTCTCACCGGTGGGGCCGTCGCCGCGGACGTTCTCGGGGCACTCGGAACCGAGGGCATCAGACTGCAGGGCGTGGCAGTCGAGTCGGGTGTTCCCATCGGCCGCCTCGTCGGTGGCGAGGCCGCCGGCTTACCCGTCGTGACGAAAGCGGGTGCGTTCGGCGAGACAGGGACAATACATAACTGCCTCGCTACCCTCGGAGGAGTCGATGAGTGA